A part of Marinomonas rhizomae genomic DNA contains:
- a CDS encoding FAD assembly factor SdhE, which yields MSETTDSISFKRLKMQCRRGMLELDVLLEPFLADVYLTLEDEDKQRFVNLLTCEDQELFPWFMQSAEPEDPDHARIVNIILSRVQPENYRA from the coding sequence ATGAGTGAAACCACAGATTCGATTAGTTTTAAACGTCTTAAAATGCAGTGTCGTCGTGGCATGTTGGAACTTGATGTTCTACTTGAGCCTTTTTTAGCGGATGTGTATTTGACGCTGGAAGACGAAGACAAGCAGCGCTTCGTTAATTTGCTTACCTGTGAAGATCAGGAACTGTTTCCGTGGTTTATGCAAAGTGCTGAGCCGGAAGATCCGGATCATGCCCGCATTGTTAATATTATTTTGTCTCGTGTTCAGCCTGAAAACTACCGAGCTTAA
- a CDS encoding DegQ family serine endoprotease, with protein sequence MNRLLKQVSMIVVSSFMMASMLTHAASLPDFTELVEKASPAVVNISTEQTVTTKTANEGGQQLGPNSEELNEFFKHFFGQQPFGQQAPPQQGPRSSLGSGFIVSHDGYVLTNNHVIDGADVIHVRLNDRREYIAKLVGTDPRTDLALLKIEADDLPIVKMGDSDELKPGQWVLAIGSPFGFDYTVTAGIVSATGRNLPSDNYVPFIQTDVAINPGNSGGPLFNLDGEVVGINSQIYTRSGGFMGVSFAIPSKVAMSVVDQLKSDGKVSRAWLGVLIQDVNNELAESFGLDRSNGALISRVLPDSPAEKAGLKSGDIILEFNGKSIAHSGELPYIVGQMKAGEKIDAKVYRDGKEQTISVTLDARPNDPNVIAQSQQDQNRLGMIVGEVPEDMAKKFEIDGGVVIEQILGGTAARNGLQQGDVITMLNGKRINSVTEFGDISKDIPNGRSVPMRVIRQGYPMFIPFKIMD encoded by the coding sequence ATGAACAGATTGCTTAAACAAGTTAGCATGATTGTCGTCAGTAGTTTTATGATGGCTTCGATGTTAACTCATGCGGCTTCGCTTCCTGACTTTACCGAGTTAGTGGAGAAAGCCTCCCCCGCCGTTGTGAATATCAGTACGGAACAAACTGTTACCACAAAAACGGCTAATGAAGGTGGTCAGCAATTAGGGCCAAATAGTGAAGAACTTAATGAGTTCTTCAAGCACTTCTTTGGTCAGCAACCTTTCGGTCAACAAGCGCCACCACAGCAGGGGCCGCGAAGTTCATTGGGTTCTGGATTTATTGTTTCCCATGATGGTTATGTCCTGACTAATAATCACGTTATTGATGGCGCGGATGTGATCCATGTTCGCCTAAATGATAGACGTGAATATATTGCCAAATTGGTTGGTACGGATCCTAGAACGGATTTGGCTCTGCTTAAAATAGAAGCTGATGATCTACCTATTGTTAAAATGGGGGATTCCGATGAGCTTAAACCTGGGCAGTGGGTATTGGCGATCGGCTCACCGTTTGGTTTTGATTACACGGTAACGGCAGGTATTGTAAGTGCAACAGGGCGAAACTTGCCTTCTGATAACTACGTGCCGTTTATACAAACTGATGTCGCGATCAATCCTGGTAACTCTGGTGGCCCGTTATTCAATTTAGACGGTGAAGTGGTTGGTATCAACTCACAAATCTATACTCGTTCTGGTGGTTTTATGGGCGTGTCTTTTGCGATTCCGTCTAAAGTCGCTATGTCCGTGGTTGATCAGCTAAAGAGTGACGGTAAGGTGTCTCGCGCTTGGTTAGGTGTGTTGATTCAGGACGTAAACAATGAACTGGCTGAATCATTTGGTTTAGACAGATCAAATGGTGCTCTAATCAGTCGTGTATTACCTGACTCTCCAGCTGAAAAAGCAGGCTTAAAATCAGGTGACATCATCTTAGAATTCAATGGTAAGTCTATCGCACACTCTGGTGAGCTGCCTTACATTGTTGGGCAAATGAAAGCGGGTGAAAAAATTGACGCTAAAGTCTATCGAGATGGTAAAGAACAAACAATTTCGGTGACGCTAGATGCTCGACCAAATGACCCTAATGTCATTGCTCAATCTCAACAAGATCAAAACCGTCTAGGCATGATTGTCGGAGAAGTTCCTGAAGATATGGCGAAGAAATTTGAAATTGATGGTGGCGTTGTTATCGAGCAAATTCTGGGTGGAACAGCTGCCCGTAATGGCTTGCAGCAAGGCGATGTGATTACTATGCTAAATGGCAAGCGCATTAACAGTGTTACTGAGTTTGGTGACATCTCTAAAGATATTCCAAATGGTCGTTCTGTGCCAATGCGAGTGATTAGGCAGGGTTACCCTATGTTTATTCCATTCAAAATAATGGATTAA
- a CDS encoding MucB/RseB C-terminal domain-containing protein has translation MRLFSPLHIFFTLLCLIISGVSTASNSAPDALHLLRSMTQSFSTLSYDGVFVHSEAMNMNSMRVRHDLMGGVEYESLVDLDGDKIEVLRIDDKIISVYPNALVANMRAPLIPPFKRFKDVESDRLIKGYDMIVGEHTSRIAGRKVIAVKLVPKDQYRYGHQFWLDAENHFLLKHDMLKTDGKLLERIQFTSVNFAPDLKDKDFVPKEGSYAEPMVETQPRRVKNLWQFDWLPEGFSLVWPEARSLNHGTSMLLLSDGMATISIFIEPTMKVKAMSILNMGATIAGERSIKVKDQLYLLTMVGEVPEPTIEKLMTVFMPRQD, from the coding sequence ATGAGATTATTTTCGCCATTACATATTTTTTTCACGCTACTATGCCTTATTATTTCGGGTGTAAGTACAGCTAGTAACTCGGCACCAGACGCATTGCATTTGTTGAGAAGCATGACACAGTCATTTTCTACACTCAGTTATGATGGTGTATTTGTTCACTCTGAAGCGATGAATATGAACAGCATGCGTGTCCGTCATGATTTGATGGGCGGTGTGGAATATGAAAGTTTGGTGGATTTAGACGGCGACAAGATTGAAGTTTTGCGCATTGATGACAAAATCATTTCTGTGTATCCAAATGCACTTGTTGCCAACATGCGTGCACCATTGATACCGCCTTTTAAACGTTTTAAAGATGTAGAAAGTGACCGGCTTATTAAAGGTTACGATATGATTGTTGGCGAACACACAAGTCGGATCGCGGGTCGCAAAGTGATTGCTGTAAAGTTGGTACCAAAAGATCAATATCGCTATGGGCATCAATTTTGGTTAGACGCAGAAAATCACTTTCTTTTAAAGCATGATATGTTGAAAACAGACGGTAAATTGTTAGAGCGAATCCAATTTACCTCCGTTAATTTTGCCCCTGACTTGAAAGACAAAGATTTTGTCCCAAAAGAGGGGAGTTATGCTGAACCTATGGTGGAAACTCAGCCAAGACGTGTAAAAAATCTTTGGCAATTTGACTGGTTACCGGAGGGCTTTTCTCTGGTGTGGCCAGAGGCAAGGTCGCTAAATCATGGCACCAGCATGCTGTTGTTATCAGATGGAATGGCGACCATCTCCATTTTTATTGAGCCGACGATGAAGGTTAAAGCCATGTCCATTTTAAACATGGGGGCGACCATCGCTGGCGAACGTAGTATTAAAGTAAAAGATCAGTTGTATTTGTTGACCATGGTTGGAGAAGTACCAGAACCGACCATTGAGAAACTGATGACCGTATTTATGCCAAGGCAAGATTAA
- the nadB gene encoding L-aspartate oxidase has translation MSRHYKHDIVIIGAGAAGLTLALELADKHRVAILTKADIREGSTLYAQGGVAAVLSDKDTIDSHINDTIDAGVELGDPDAIRFTVEHSKESIDWLIEQGVPFTRYGESEEYHLTKEGGHSHRRIIHSADATGLAISKALIKNASNHPNIEFFPDRVAIDVVTTKKLGIAGENKAVGVYALNLDDDVIEVFHGRFVSLACGGSSKVYLYTSNPDTASGDGIAMAWRAGCRVANMEFNQFHPTCLYDAKAKTFLISEAVRGEGGKLLLPDGTQFMAKFDKREELAPRDIVARAIDHEMKRLGIHHVLLDISHKAPEFIKEHFPTIYKRCLEYGHDMTKGPIPVVPAAHYTCGGVVVNRHSATDIDNLYAIGETAYTGLHGANRLASNSLLECIVFARSAAQHIADNHLHSNEVDIPDWDESKVTNSDEDVVITHNWQELRRFMWDYVGIVRTDKRLLRAKHRVDLLLSEIQEFYANYKISNDLLELRNLAVVADLIIRSAMSRKESRGLHFTLDYPNKLTTSTPTILTPKKSD, from the coding sequence ATGAGCCGACATTACAAACACGACATCGTCATTATTGGCGCGGGAGCCGCGGGGCTAACGCTTGCTCTTGAGCTGGCAGACAAACACCGCGTTGCCATTTTGACAAAAGCGGATATACGCGAAGGATCCACATTATATGCTCAAGGCGGTGTCGCTGCTGTATTGTCGGATAAAGATACAATTGATTCCCACATTAACGATACCATTGACGCAGGTGTTGAGCTTGGTGATCCAGATGCGATTCGCTTTACGGTTGAACATTCCAAAGAAAGTATTGATTGGTTAATCGAGCAAGGCGTTCCTTTCACCCGCTATGGGGAAAGCGAGGAGTACCATTTAACAAAAGAAGGTGGTCACAGCCATAGGCGTATTATTCATAGTGCCGATGCCACCGGTTTGGCAATATCAAAAGCATTGATTAAAAACGCAAGCAATCACCCAAACATCGAATTTTTCCCTGATCGTGTGGCGATTGATGTCGTGACAACAAAAAAGCTTGGCATTGCAGGTGAAAACAAAGCCGTTGGTGTTTACGCACTGAACTTAGATGATGACGTCATTGAGGTGTTTCACGGGCGTTTTGTGTCACTGGCCTGCGGTGGCAGCAGTAAAGTGTATCTTTACACCAGCAACCCTGACACCGCTTCTGGCGATGGAATTGCCATGGCATGGCGTGCTGGTTGTCGAGTTGCAAACATGGAATTCAACCAATTCCACCCTACCTGCCTTTACGATGCCAAAGCCAAAACCTTTTTGATTTCCGAAGCTGTTCGTGGCGAAGGCGGTAAGCTTTTATTACCCGACGGCACACAGTTTATGGCGAAGTTTGATAAGAGAGAGGAACTGGCACCACGCGATATCGTCGCACGTGCAATCGACCACGAGATGAAACGTCTTGGGATTCACCATGTTCTGCTGGATATTTCCCACAAAGCCCCAGAGTTCATTAAAGAACACTTCCCAACCATTTATAAACGCTGTTTAGAATATGGCCACGACATGACAAAGGGCCCAATTCCTGTCGTTCCAGCCGCACACTATACATGTGGTGGTGTAGTCGTTAATCGTCACAGCGCAACGGACATTGATAATCTTTATGCCATTGGCGAAACCGCTTATACCGGACTTCATGGCGCGAATCGCCTTGCAAGTAACTCTTTATTAGAATGTATTGTTTTTGCTCGTTCTGCTGCTCAACACATTGCTGACAATCATCTACACAGCAATGAAGTAGACATTCCTGACTGGGATGAAAGCAAGGTAACAAACTCTGATGAAGACGTGGTCATCACCCATAACTGGCAAGAATTACGACGTTTTATGTGGGATTATGTCGGCATAGTAAGAACGGACAAACGCCTTTTAAGAGCCAAACATAGGGTGGATTTATTACTATCCGAAATCCAAGAGTTCTATGCTAACTATAAGATTTCGAATGATTTGCTCGAACTACGCAATTTGGCCGTGGTTGCTGATTTGATTATACGTTCCGCCATGTCTCGCAAAGAAAGTCGCGGCTTGCACTTTACGTTAGATTACCCAAATAAACTAACCACCAGCACGCCCACAATCCTTACTCCGAAAAAATCAGACTGA
- a CDS encoding SoxR reducing system RseC family protein, with product MIEETGRVLSVEDGFADVETIRTSSCTSCRARHGCGHHAIAQVSSSNRMRMRAIDPLSVEIGQSVVVGIPEDTLLQASVWMYLIPLLGLVGGAVVPSLWGGESGIAVIFSIFGFAGGLLLARNKSKQEMNNLDYYPKILRIEALNDGHIPLVVAS from the coding sequence ATGATTGAAGAAACGGGAAGAGTATTATCCGTAGAAGATGGCTTTGCTGATGTAGAAACCATTCGCACCAGCAGCTGTACCTCTTGTCGTGCTCGGCATGGTTGTGGTCACCATGCTATTGCTCAAGTTTCTTCATCAAACCGAATGCGCATGCGAGCTATTGATCCTTTGTCGGTAGAAATCGGGCAAAGTGTTGTTGTCGGAATCCCTGAAGATACGCTACTACAGGCTTCTGTTTGGATGTACCTTATCCCATTACTTGGCCTAGTTGGTGGAGCGGTTGTACCCTCCTTGTGGGGAGGTGAATCGGGCATCGCGGTTATTTTTTCTATCTTTGGCTTTGCTGGTGGTTTGTTATTAGCGAGAAATAAGTCAAAACAAGAAATGAACAATCTTGACTATTACCCCAAAATTTTAAGAATTGAAGCGCTTAACGATGGCCATATACCTTTGGTCGTGGCATCGTAA
- the tyrS gene encoding tyrosine--tRNA ligase, whose product MTVSSKDLLNDLQARGLIAQMTAEDELKKHLDGGSRTLYCGFDPTADSLHLGHLVPLLVLKRFQDAGHNPIALVGGATGLIGDPSFKAAERQLNTSDIVASWAEKIRGQVSQFVKFDDVPNPARVVNNLDWAGEMSVLDFLRDIGKHFSVNAMINKESVQQRLNREGAGISFTEFSYALLQGMDFAELNRAYDCTLQVGGSDQWGNIVGGIDLSRRQNQSQTFGLTVPLVTKSDGTKFGKTESGAVWLDSTKTSQYAFYQFWMNTADADVYKFLKFFTFLGLAEIDAIEKTDKESGGKPQAQSILAREATKLVHGEEGLQAAERITNALFSGEADQLSEQDLEQIQLDGLPSSSLVGIDLTETPLTSLMADAGLAASGKQVKDALQRNSVFVNGVAKGVNDNMAASDIFTLENGYFGKYFLVKLGKKKHHLFVL is encoded by the coding sequence ATGACTGTAAGCAGTAAAGACCTTTTAAATGACTTGCAAGCTCGCGGACTTATCGCCCAAATGACGGCAGAAGATGAGCTCAAAAAACATCTTGATGGTGGAAGTCGTACTCTTTATTGTGGTTTTGATCCGACCGCAGACAGCTTGCATTTGGGTCACCTTGTTCCGCTTCTTGTGTTAAAACGTTTCCAGGATGCAGGGCACAATCCGATAGCTTTGGTCGGTGGTGCGACCGGCCTTATAGGTGATCCCAGCTTTAAAGCGGCTGAACGTCAACTTAATACATCTGATATTGTTGCTAGTTGGGCTGAAAAAATTCGAGGACAAGTTAGTCAGTTTGTAAAATTTGATGATGTACCTAACCCTGCGCGAGTGGTAAATAATCTCGATTGGGCTGGTGAAATGAGTGTGCTGGATTTTTTGCGAGATATCGGTAAGCATTTTTCTGTCAATGCAATGATCAATAAAGAGTCTGTTCAGCAGCGACTTAATAGAGAAGGTGCTGGTATTTCTTTTACAGAATTTTCTTATGCCTTGTTACAGGGGATGGATTTCGCAGAATTAAATAGAGCCTACGATTGTACTTTGCAAGTTGGGGGGAGTGATCAGTGGGGGAATATTGTTGGTGGTATTGATCTTTCTCGTCGTCAAAATCAATCTCAGACTTTTGGCTTAACGGTTCCTTTAGTTACAAAATCAGATGGGACGAAGTTTGGTAAAACTGAATCTGGTGCGGTTTGGTTAGATTCTACTAAAACAAGCCAGTATGCATTCTACCAATTTTGGATGAATACTGCGGATGCTGATGTTTATAAGTTTTTGAAATTTTTTACCTTTTTAGGTCTTGCAGAAATTGATGCAATTGAAAAAACTGACAAAGAAAGTGGTGGTAAACCTCAGGCTCAGTCTATTCTTGCTCGAGAGGCAACTAAATTGGTTCATGGTGAAGAAGGCTTGCAAGCGGCAGAGCGTATTACCAACGCCTTATTTAGTGGTGAGGCAGACCAATTAAGTGAGCAAGACCTTGAGCAAATTCAGCTTGATGGTTTGCCAAGCAGTTCTTTGGTTGGGATTGATCTGACCGAGACTCCGCTTACTAGTCTAATGGCGGATGCAGGGCTGGCTGCTAGCGGTAAGCAGGTTAAAGATGCACTACAGCGTAACTCTGTATTTGTTAATGGCGTTGCAAAAGGGGTAAATGACAATATGGCAGCGTCAGATATCTTTACTCTTGAGAATGGTTATTTCGGTAAATACTTCCTTGTTAAGCTGGGTAAGAAAAAGCATCATTTGTTCGTGTTGTAG
- a CDS encoding sigma-E factor negative regulatory protein, translating to MTALNSGLPQNDCSRDHGSTRENDHTQEMRSSLSAMFDGEATEQDLDRLIDGDSAELSRQLESYHLIQQALHNDSSVIVGLEDSLMLRVRAGIDIDSSFPEEHSANNLLPFVLPSDSPASRPVWRVALSSVAVAASVAFVVILGGNELLTSEVSAPNLVAEVRSPSTNMVVTPLAELDKEALQIDNVRLQHYLRQHAEQAAMTVGQGMIPMARVVSYPVKE from the coding sequence ATGACAGCTTTAAACAGCGGTTTACCACAAAATGATTGCTCCCGAGATCATGGCAGTACTCGAGAAAACGACCACACCCAAGAAATGCGTTCTAGTTTGTCGGCTATGTTTGATGGTGAAGCGACAGAGCAAGATCTAGATCGCTTAATAGATGGGGACAGTGCAGAGCTAAGTCGTCAACTAGAATCTTATCATCTAATTCAGCAGGCGCTGCATAACGACTCGTCTGTCATTGTTGGTCTGGAAGATAGCTTGATGCTTCGTGTGAGAGCTGGGATTGACATCGACTCTTCATTTCCAGAAGAGCACAGTGCAAACAATTTGCTGCCTTTTGTTCTGCCTAGTGATAGTCCGGCTTCTCGTCCAGTCTGGCGTGTCGCCCTGTCTAGCGTTGCTGTGGCGGCGAGTGTAGCGTTTGTGGTGATATTGGGTGGTAATGAGTTATTAACATCAGAGGTTAGCGCTCCAAATTTAGTGGCAGAGGTTCGTTCACCATCAACCAATATGGTAGTAACGCCATTGGCGGAATTGGACAAAGAGGCGTTGCAAATAGATAACGTTAGGTTGCAGCATTATCTTCGACAACATGCTGAGCAAGCAGCGATGACGGTTGGGCAGGGAATGATCCCCATGGCTCGAGTTGTTAGCTACCCCGTTAAAGAGTAA
- the rpoE gene encoding RNA polymerase sigma factor RpoE, protein MQHETSSDQALVEKVQQGDKRAFDLLVVKYQYKVMGLIGRYVQDRSEVLDVAQESFIKAYRAIGSFRGESAFYTWLYRIAVNTAKNYLVSRSRRPPESDVELDNEEVFSVYESLADIDTPEANLNSDRLEKAIHYAIQNLPEELRSALTLREFDGLSYEDISLIMDCPVGTVRSRIFRAREAVEKHIRPLMDTGE, encoded by the coding sequence ATGCAGCACGAAACGTCTTCTGATCAGGCGTTAGTTGAGAAAGTACAGCAGGGTGACAAGCGGGCGTTTGATCTGCTTGTTGTCAAATATCAATATAAGGTCATGGGTTTAATTGGACGTTATGTACAAGATAGAAGCGAAGTTCTCGATGTAGCTCAAGAAAGCTTTATTAAAGCGTATCGTGCTATAGGTAGTTTTCGCGGAGAAAGTGCTTTTTACACTTGGTTGTATCGTATTGCTGTTAATACGGCGAAAAACTATCTTGTGAGCCGTTCTCGTCGTCCACCAGAATCTGATGTCGAGCTGGATAATGAAGAGGTTTTCAGCGTGTATGAATCCTTAGCTGATATAGACACGCCTGAAGCAAACCTAAACAGTGATCGTCTTGAAAAAGCGATTCATTATGCCATTCAAAATTTGCCGGAAGAGTTACGTAGCGCATTAACCTTACGTGAATTCGATGGTCTGAGTTATGAAGACATTTCATTGATCATGGACTGCCCTGTAGGAACAGTTCGGTCGCGTATTTTTCGCGCCCGAGAAGCGGTAGAAAAACACATACGTCCATTGATGGATACAGGAGAGTAA
- a CDS encoding peptidoglycan DD-metalloendopeptidase family protein: MTKLLPTKHLLLISGVSALLAIVLIAFPEKETDDNNLISIEANFEVIDQSQLMLQDLQKLTPRSNITPLAAIPVSDTSSTYDIPAPQNLVKKSSPATFKEQSVKVKPGDSLSKVLSPEGISTQDIYKVSLADKKQKTLLQMRPGQTINFTKNETTGELTQLTLILNRLDSVTFERDNDKFNRTETSKTPEIVQAYKEAEINNSLFVDGLKAGIDQPLLIELANIFGWDIDFALDIRKGDSLSILYEENFLDGEKIGHGNIIAAQFINNGRTYQAIRFKTEKGASYYTPDGLAMRKAFIRTPVDFTRISSKFNPNRLHPIFKTSRPHRGVDYAAASGTPVKAAGDGKISFAGKQNGYGNVVIIDHGKGYQTLYAHLKGFARGTKRGTRVQQGKIIAYVGQTGWATGPHLHYEFRINGTHKNPVTVKLPNDDPMPKNDLKKYLPYAKQVVATLSNSHSPSFAQKFASLKD; this comes from the coding sequence TTGACCAAGCTATTACCAACAAAGCACCTACTCCTAATTTCTGGAGTAAGCGCACTACTCGCCATAGTTCTTATTGCATTTCCTGAAAAGGAAACGGACGATAACAACCTCATATCCATCGAAGCTAACTTTGAGGTGATAGATCAGTCCCAACTTATGTTGCAGGATCTGCAAAAACTCACACCCAGAAGCAATATAACTCCACTAGCCGCTATCCCAGTTAGCGACACAAGTTCCACATACGATATCCCAGCACCTCAAAATCTAGTAAAAAAGAGTAGTCCTGCAACATTTAAGGAACAATCCGTTAAAGTAAAACCAGGAGACTCTCTGTCTAAAGTACTATCACCTGAAGGGATATCTACACAAGACATCTACAAAGTATCTTTAGCTGACAAGAAACAAAAAACACTACTCCAAATGAGACCCGGACAGACAATTAACTTTACAAAAAATGAGACAACCGGCGAGCTTACACAACTCACTCTCATACTTAATCGACTGGACAGCGTGACTTTTGAACGCGACAACGATAAATTCAACAGAACAGAAACCTCTAAAACACCAGAAATCGTCCAAGCCTATAAAGAGGCAGAGATTAACAACTCACTATTTGTTGATGGCCTAAAAGCAGGAATCGATCAACCTCTACTTATTGAATTAGCTAATATTTTTGGTTGGGATATAGACTTTGCTTTAGATATAAGAAAAGGCGACAGCCTTAGCATCCTCTATGAAGAGAACTTCCTTGATGGAGAGAAAATCGGACACGGCAATATAATAGCTGCCCAATTCATCAACAATGGTCGAACCTATCAAGCAATAAGGTTCAAGACAGAGAAAGGAGCAAGCTATTACACACCTGACGGGCTTGCTATGAGAAAAGCATTTATACGTACCCCAGTAGACTTCACAAGAATATCGTCTAAATTCAACCCAAATAGATTACACCCTATTTTCAAAACCAGTCGACCACACAGAGGGGTAGATTATGCCGCTGCAAGCGGCACCCCAGTAAAGGCCGCTGGCGATGGAAAAATATCCTTTGCTGGAAAGCAAAATGGATACGGAAATGTCGTTATTATTGATCATGGCAAAGGCTACCAAACCCTTTACGCCCATCTAAAAGGCTTTGCTAGAGGAACAAAACGTGGGACCAGAGTTCAACAAGGAAAAATTATTGCCTACGTAGGTCAAACCGGCTGGGCAACAGGACCCCACCTACACTATGAATTTAGAATAAATGGCACCCACAAGAACCCAGTAACAGTGAAGCTGCCAAATGACGATCCGATGCCTAAAAACGATTTGAAAAAATACCTACCTTACGCAAAACAGGTGGTCGCGACACTATCAAATTCACACTCTCCATCGTTTGCACAAAAATTTGCATCCTTAAAAGACTAA